The sequence below is a genomic window from Streptosporangium lutulentum.
GGGGCGTGAGGACGGGGCCGTCACCGACCCGGTACTCCAAGGTCTGCCCCAACGCCGCCGCGATCTGGGGAAGATCTGCGAACAGGATCGCGGCGTCGAGCGTGAAACGGCGGAGCGGTTGCAAGGTGACCTCGACCGCATGCTCGGGCGAATTGCACAGCCCCACCATCCCGCCCGCAGCCTCGCGGACGTCGTGGTACTCCGGCAGATAGCGTCCGGCCTGCCGCATGAGCCAGATCGGTGGTCGCTCGGTGCGCTCGCCCGCAAGCGCACGCAACAGCAGCTTCTTCGGCCGCGCCTCACCCGCCACGTGATCGACGTCCGACTCTTCCCGTATATCGACGCCCACGCTCTTCCGTCCTGTCCGGATACACGAGCCCCAACCAGCCCGATCAGCACACGCACCCCTACAAGTGAAGGTGCGCCACCAACCTACCTACGCCCACCACCTGGAACGGTCAGAGCACGGTCGACAGACCGGTGATCGACAACACAGCGACGTGACGGGGCCTGTGGAGGCGCGGTTCGGTCGGTCTTCTGACCGGGAGACGGGCCCAGGCGCGGGACGGACAACAAAACGTTCTGAGATTTTCCGAAGTTTTTGTTATCCACCCGTGGCCTGCGGGTCTCCTATGTAGCGGCGCTCACACGCGCCGCCAGACGTCCCCTCCATGACTTTCCAACATGACAAGGACTTCATTCACTATGAGTACAACCGCCTCGCGCGGCATACGAGCTGGACGCGCGTCCGTCGTACGTCAGGTCCGCCGCTTGTCGCTGGCCGGTGTTCTCGTCGGCCTTCTGGGCACCTCCGTGGTGAGCGTCGCCTCCCCGGCCGCCGCGGCCGAGGTGCCCCTCTCGCAGGGCCGTAACGCCGTCGCCTCCTCTGCGGAGCGCGGTGACCTGTCGGGCGCAGCCGCCGTCGACGGCAAGACCAGCACTCGCTGGTCCAGCAAGTTCAGCGACCCGCAGTGGCTCTCGGTCGACCTCGGCAAGTCCACCGCGATCAAGAAGATCGTCATCAACTGGGAGAACGCCTACGCCAAGGCGTTCCAGATCCAGACCGCCGCCGGCGGCAACGGCCCCTGGGAGACGGTGTACAGCACCACGGCGGGCAAGGGCGGCGTCCAGACCGTCAACGTGTCGGCCAACGGCCGGTTCGTGCGGCTGTACACGACCAAGCGGTCCGGCCAGTACGGCGTCTCGCTGTGGGAGTTCCAGGTCTTCGGCACCGGCTCGGGCACCTCGAACCCGCCGGCCACGCCGAAGCCCAGCACCACCCCGACCACCCCGGCCACGCCGAAGCCCAGCGGCACCCCGACCACGCCGACCACGCCGAAGCCCAGTGCCACCCCGACCACTCCCACGCCTGCCGGCGGCTGGGTGCCGGTGAACCAGGCCGAGTGGAAGAAGACCCTGGACGCGTACAACAAGGTCGCGCCCGAAGCGGTTCCCGCGGGAATCGTGCGAGTCCCCGAGTTCCAGACCAACTGCGAAGTCGCCAACGAGGCCAAGGACGACCCGGTCGTGCTGCCCGGCCTGGTCGGCGCCTCCCACATGCACACCTTCTTCGGCCCGAAGGTGAACGCGAACACCACGGTGGACGACCTCTTCGCGAGTCCCACGAACTGCGACGCTCCCGGGGACCACAGCGCCTACTGGGCGCCGACCCTGCTGCGTAACGGCAAGACGGTCCCGATGAAGAACTTCCGCGTGTACTACGGCTCCCGACTCAAGGACCCGTCGACGGTCAAGCCTTTCCCGCCGGGCCTGGTCATGGTGCAGGGTGACGCGAAGCGTCAGGTCGCGACGCCGAAGGGTGCCTCCGGCCAGTTCTGGTGCGCCGGCAGCGCCGAGACCGGCCGCAGCGCCGACGGCAACTGGCCCGTCTGCGCCCCGGGTGGCAACCTGATCTACCAGCTGACCTTCCAGGACTGCTGGGACGGCAAGAACATCGACTCGCCCGACCACAAGTCGCACATGGGTCCGGCCAAGGACGGCGCCTGCACCGGCGCCTACCCGGTCGCGGTCCCCAACCTCTCGTTCATGCTCGGCTACGACTCCCTCGGCGGCAGCGGCCTGTCGCTGTCGTCGGGCCTGCCGTCCTCGATTCACGGTGACTTCATGAACGCATGGAAGCCGGAGAACCTCGGCGCGCTCGTGAAGGTCTGCATCAACGCGAAGGCCAAGTGCGGCACCACGCCGGGCTGGAAGAAGAACTAATCAATCCACGCATTACGTGCCGTGCCGGTGATCCCGCGAAAAGCGGGATCACCGGCACGGCATGCGTAGTTGTGATCGATCAACGGCCGCGCCGCCCGGTACGCCACGTCGGCGCAGATGCCCTGGCTTTACGCGGTTGCTGGTAGGTTCTCGCGCGGAGGTGTCTGGGCGCCTGGTGGCCCCCGCGGTCTTCAAAACCGACGAGGCCGAGGTTCTCGGCCTGGCGGGTTCGATTCCCGTCCGCCTCCGCCACCGGAGAGGCGATACGCGCGGTTCGGCCTGGACAAGGCGGCCGGTCGGCGTTCGACCGGCTCCCTCGCGAGGCGGCCTTCAGCCCAGGAACGTCGCGGCCGTCGTCACGAACCGGCCGGCGTCGTCGACCCACGGACAGTGGCCCGCCTCCGGTTGAACGACGAACTCGGCGTTCGGGAACAGCGCGGCGTATTCGGCCACGACGCTCGGGGGAGAGTTCAGGTCGGTCTCTCCGGCGAGCAGCAGCACCGGTGCGTCGAACGTGGCGAGTGCCGTGCGAGTGGCATCCGGGTCGTAGGCGCCCTCGGAGCCGAAGACGGCCGCGGCCTCGTCGTTCCGGCGGCCGTTCTGAGCCGCCTGGTGGGCCTGTGCCGCCGCGTCCCATCGGCCGTAGAAGAAGGGATCGATGGCATCCCAGCTGTCGTCGGTGGCCGTGCCGGCGACGATCGCCTCAAGAGCCGCGATGGCCGGACCGAACCAGGGCTCGTCCTTGCGGAGCCGCGCGGTTTCAAGCCGGGCCTCCCCGGTGACCGCGAGGCCGACGGCGAAGACGCTGGGAGTGACCAGCATGAGCTTGCCGACGCGGTCGGGGTGACGGGCCGCGTAGAGGACCGCGAGGTTCACGCCGGCGGAGTGCCCGAGCAGGTCCATGCGGTCGAGACCGAGGTGGACGCGCAAGGCCTCGAGGTCGTCGACGAGGCGGTCGCAGCGGTAGGAGGTAACGTCCTCCGGTATCGCGGACCGGCCGGTGCCCCGAGGATCCACCATGATCAACTGCCGATGCGCCGACAGGCCGCCGAGTTCGCCGAGATAGGCGGAGTCCTGCATCGGACCGCCCGGCAGGCAGATCACCGGGGGGCCCTCGCCGAACTCGTGGTAGGCGAGGCCGGTTCCGTCGGGTGCGGAGAAGACATGCATGGCGGGGATCCTGGCAGCGGTGTTTCGGCGAGGGCAACCGATTATCCCCGCGGACCACGCTCTTGACGGACCACGCCATCGACGGACCACGCCGTCGACGGACCACGCTCTCGACGGACCACGCTCTCGACGGGTCACGTCCTCGGCGGGGCATACGGGAAGGAGCCCATCGGCGGGGCATTCGCCCCTGCTCGATCGTGCCCCGCTCGCACAGGAGGAGAGCGGGCGGCGGGGCGGCTCACACCCCCACATGATCGCCAGATGTCTGCCGTCATATCGGCGATCACGAGGGGTGGGCGAAATCCTTTTACGTGCGCAAAGATGGTCATCTGCTCGGTTATGCCGCTTACAGTTCTTCCAATCGGGTATCGGTCGATGTCTGGTTCGTCGAGGTGGACGGATCCAAGGAAACAGGAAGCGTGTGACGAAGCGTTCAACGGCGTTCAAGCAGCCGGCCGATCTGCCGCCGGAGGTGTTCGATCCGGCGCGGCTGGCGGCCGTGCGTGCCACGGGCCTGTTGGACACCGGTCCTGATGAGGTGTTCGATGAGTTCGCCCGGCTGGCCGCGGCGGTGACCGGAGCGCAGCGCGCGTTCGTGACGGTGGTCGACGATCGGCGCTCGTACTGGAAGAGCGTGATCGGTGCGGGCGAGCTGTCGATCGCCGAGCGCCAGAACTGCGCCGAGGACAGCGCGTGCCACGTGGTGGTGGCCACCGACGCGCCGGTGATCGCCGAAGACGCGGCCCGTGATCCGCGTCTGGCCGGGATCGGTGGCATCGTCCAGATGGGGGTCGGGGCGTGGGCGGGCTATCCCATCCACGCGCCGGGCGGCGAGGTGCTGGGCACGTTGTGCGTGGTGGACTCCGAACCCCGGGCGTGGACCGCGTTGCATGTGGAGACCTTGGCCGCGCTGTCGCGGGCGATCACCGCCGAGATCCGGCTGCGTGACGCGCTGAACCGCTCCGAACGTCAGATGGTGGCGTTGCGGGCCTCGGCCGAGGTCTCCGCCGAGCTGGCGCGCACGTTGCAGGAGAGCCTGCTGCCGCCGCTGCTGCTCAGTCCTCCCGGTCTGCAGGCGGCCGCGGCCTACGTGCCGGCCGAGAGCGGGGTGTCGGTGCTGGGTGACTTCTACGACCTGTTCGCGGCCAGCGGCTCGCGCTGGTGCGCGTTGCTGGGCGATGTGAGCGGCCACGGCGTGGAGGCGGCGAAGATCACCGCGCTGGCCCGCTACACCGTGCGGGCCGACGCGCCTCACCATAACTCCCCCAGCCTGGTGCTGGCCCAGCTCAATGCCGCCCTGCTGGCCCAGCGCACGTCGGGCGGGCAGTTCCTGACGGCCATCTGCGCGATCTTCCGTCCCGACCACGACGGCGTCACCGGGTTGCTGTGCACGGCGGGGCACCCCTCGGCGCTGATCCGCCGCCGCGACGGGAGCGTGCAGGAGGTCCGCTCGAACGGCGCGCTGCTGGGCCTGTTCGACGACCCCGGGCTGAGCAGTGTCCGTTTCACCCTGCTGGCCGGCGACACCCTGCTGTTGTACACCGACGGCATCACCGAGGCCCCCGCTCCCGGCGGGGAGTTGTTCGGCGAGGAACGCCTGCGCCTGCTGCTGTCCGGCTGCGAGCGGATGAACGCCTCGGCCGTCGTGGCCCGTATCCGGGACGCGGTTCTGGCCCACGGCGGCCCGGAGCCGCGCGACGACGTGGCTCTGCTGGCCCTGCGCGTTCCCCTGCCCGAGGAGTTCGACCCGGCCGGAACGCCCTGACCTCCTCGGGTCCCGCGTGGCGTACCGAATGAACGCGGACATTCGAGGACGCCGCAGCGCCTTCGGCGGGACGGTTCGTGGGTGGCGGCCCCTGCTCGTCCGCTTCGGGATGAATTCCCATTCGAACGGCGGCGATAGGATAGATATCTGTTTTTATTTGTGGCGGTTTTTCTGGTTATTGTCCATAGGTGGGTTCCGTAGCGGAAGATCGAGGTGTCCGGTGACATTGGTGCAGGCCCGGCGGGTCGAACCGGTGGCTGGAAAACAGCCGGCGGCCGTGCGCCGATATCCGATTGCCCGCATCTCGTCCGCTGGAGCGTTCGACGACGGGAGCGGTCGCGGGTCCGGCCTGAGCGATGACGCCGCCGCCCTGGCCTCCTCGTCCTCCTCACCGAAGGTGTTCTCATGACCGCTGCCGTCCGGTTCACCCTGCATCCCGACGCCACCGTGCCGCACACCCTCATCATGGCGTTGAGCGGTGAGCTGGACTACGACAACGCCGACGTCCTGTGTGAGCGGATCACGGCCCTGTTGACCGGCGAATATCAGCGTCTGGTCCTGGACCTGTCCGGGCTGACGTTCTGCGACTCCACCGGGATCAAGGTCTTCCTGGCCCTGCGCACCCTGATCGACGAGCGCAGCGGGGCGATCGCGCTGACCGACCTGCATCCTCGCCTGGACAAGGTTTTCCAGATGACGGGATTGGGGCAGTTGTTCGCCGTGTATCCCGCCCGCGCCGACGCCCTGAACCTGATGCGCGCTCAGCCGAGCGCTCCGTAGCCCGTGGGGTCGCATCGCCGAGGCGCCGGTGGAGCACTTTCGTCGGCCCGCCGATGATTGAGCAGCCTGGGATGGGTATGGGCCTGTTGTGCATGTTCGTCAATAAAGCCCTGATTCTGGTAGGCGAGTCGGTAGCCCCCCGGTGAGATCCAGAGACGGCGCTCACACGAGAGGGTATGCGTGAACACCGACCGGGGAACGCACTGGCCGATCACCGACGACCTCGCCGCCCTGAGACAACGGATCCGCCGCTACGCGACCCGGGCGGGCCTGACCGGAACGCGTCGCGAGGATCTGCTGCTCGCCGCCAACGAGGCCGTCATCAACGTCCTGGAACACGGCGGCGGAGTCGGCACCGTGACCCTCTGGCACGACGAGCGAGGGCTGAGCGTCGAGATCACCGACACCGCCGGTCTGCTCGCCCCCCACGACGTTCACCGCGAACGTCCCGTGCCTCGCGCGGACCGGGGCTTCGGACTGTGGCTGATGGGCCGGCTGTGTGATGAGTTCACCATCAGGCAGGAGGCCGGACGATCCCACGTCCGGCTCCGGATGCGCCTGCGCTCCGCCGGTGCCCTCCAGCCCGGAGGCCACGGCGCGTAGGCGGTGCGGCCGTGCGCGCTGAGACATCCGCCCCGGGGTTCGCGGCCCGGCGGGTGCGGTTCCCGTCCGCCTCCGCTCTATTTTCGAAGGGTGAACTCACGAAGGCACGTGCCGCGCACAGACGTCGTGCTCGCCGATCCACGACTGGTCGCGGCGGAGGGACGGCTGGGACGGGCCGTCGTCAAGGAAGCCGTGGCACAGGCACAGCAGCGGGTACGGCAGGGCGGTCTCGGCCCCGAGGAGGTCGCGGACGCGGCGGTGGCGGCGCTCCCGCCGTACGCGGCGAGCCTGCGACCGGTGATCAACATGACCGGCGTGCTGGTTCACACCAACCTTGGCCGGGCGCCCCTGTCGGCCGCCGCGACGGAGGCGGTGGCCGCCGCGGCGGGTTTCGCCGACGTGGAGTTCGACCTGGCCACCGGGGCCAGGGCACGCCGGGGGCGGGGCGCGATGGACGCGCTCGCGCGGGCCGTACCCGCCGCCGAGGACGTGCACGTGGTCAACAACAACGCCGCCGCGCTCGTGCTGGCCGCCACCGTGCTCGCCGCCGGGCGGGAGATCGTGGTCAGCCGGGGCGAGCTGGTGGAGATCGGGGACGGCTTCCGCATTCCCGACCTGCTCGTCTCCACCGGCGCGAGGCTGCGCGAGGTGGGCACGACCAACCGCACCTCGTACGCGGACTACCTGGCGGCCGTCGGGCCCCAGACGGGCTTCGTCCTCAAGATCCACCCATCCAACTTCCGGGTCGAGGGGTTCACCGGTTCGGTCGAGGTCGCCGAGCTCGCGAGACTCTCGGAGCTCGGCGTGCCCGTCGTGGCCGACATCGGCTCGGGCCTGCTCGCCAGGGAGCCGCTGCTGCCCGAGGAACCCGACGCGGCGAGCACGCTCAGGGCCGGGGCGGACCTGGTCACGGCCAGTGGCGACAAGCTGCTCGGCGGGCCGCAGGCGGGCCTGCTGCTCGGCCGCCGTGACCTGGTCGAACGATGCAGGCGGCATCCGCTCGCCCGGGCGCTGCGGGTGGACAAACTGACGCTGGCCGCGCTGGAGGCGACCCTGCGCGGTCCCGCCTCCCCGGTCGAGGAGGCGCTGCACGCCGACCCGGTGGCGCTGCGCGAGCGCGCCGAGGCGCTCGCCTCGACGCTGGCCGAGGCCGGGATCGAGGCGAGAGCCGTACGGAGCGAGGCCACGGTGGGCGGCGGGGGAGCGCCCGGCGTGACGTTGCCGAGTGCCGCGATCAGCCTGCCCGAGCGGTTCGCCGTACCGCTGCGGACCGGAGCCGTCCCCGTCGTCGGCCGGGTCGAGAGGGGACGGCTCCTGCTCGACCTGCGGACCGTCCCCGCGGGCCGGGACGTCGACGTGGTGCGCGCGATCATCGAGGTGAGCGGCTGATGCACGTCGTCGCCACCGCGGGCCACGTCGACCATGGAAAGTCGACGCTGGTGCGGGCGCTCACCGGGATGGAACCCGACCGGCTGGAGGAGGAGCGGCGGCGGGGGCTGACGATCGAGCTCGGCTACGCCTGGACGACGCTGCCCTCGGGCGAGCGGCTGGCCTTCGTGGACGTGCCCGGACACGAGCGGTTCCTCGGCACGATGCTGGCCGGAGCCGGTCCCGCGCCCGCCGTCATGTTCGTGGTGGCGGCGGACGAGGGCTGGATGCCGCAGTCGCAGGAGCACCTGGTGGCGCTGGAGGCCCTCGGGGTACGGCACGGCCTGCTCGTGGTGACCCGCTCCGACCTCGCCGACCCCGGGCCCGCCATCGAGCGGGCACGGCTCCGCCTGGCCGCGAGCGGCCTGGGCGAGGCCGAGGCGCTGGCGGTGAGCGGGCGCACGGGTCAGGGACTCGACGAGCTGCGCGGCGCGCTGGACCGGCTGGTGGCCGCTCTGCCCGCGCCCGATCCCGGGGCGCCGGTGCGGCTCTGGATCGACCGGGCGTTCAGCGTGCGCGGCAGCGGCACGGTCGTGACCGGGACGCTGCCCGCGGGCACGGTCGCGGCCGGGGACGAGCTGGCGCTTCCCGGCGGGCCGGTGCGGGTCCGGGCGCTGGAGTGCCTGAAGGAGCAGGTGACCTCGGTGACGGGTGTGGCGCGGGTGGCGCTCAACCTTCGCGGCCGGGTCGTCCCCGAACGAGGCCAGGCCCTGGTCACGCCCGGGGCGTGGACGGACACCGCCCTGATCGACGTCCGGATCTCCCCGGCCGGAGCGACGGGTCCGGGGGGCCGGGGCGGAGACGACCGGCCGCCGCTCACCGCGCACGACCTGCCCAGGCGGCTGACCGCGCATATCGGGTCGGCGGCGGTGGTGTGCGAGGTGCGGCCGCTCGGCGGGGAGATCGTACGGCTGCGTCTGGCCACGCCGCTGCCACTGCACGTGGGCGACGTGCTGCTGCTGCGTGACCCGGGCAGGGAACGAGGCGAGGTGAGGGTGCTCGCCGGGGCGAGCGTGCTGGACGTGCGCCCGCCCGCGCTGCGCCGCAGGGGCGCGGCGAGGGAACGCGCCGCCCGGTTGGCGGCGGCCGGGCCGGACGCGGCCTTCCTGCTGGGCACGCACCGGTTGCTGCGTACGGGTGATCTGCTGGCGATGGGGTGCGCCCCCGGGGGAAGACCGGTGTGCGGCGACTGGCACGCCGACCCGGCGTACTGGTCGGGGCTGGGGGAGCGGCTCGCCGAGGAGGTGCGACGTCACGCCGCGGAGCATCCGCTGGAGCCTGGAATGCCGGTCGAGGCGGCCCGCCACGAGCTGGGCCTGCCCGATCGGCGGCTGGTCGCGGCGCTCGTGAGGGCACCGCTGGCCGTGGCCGACGGGCGGATCGTGTGCGGGCCCTCCGGGCTGCCCGCGCCGGTGGCCCGGGCCGTCGAGCGGCTCGGCGCGGAGCTGTCCGCGCGTCCCTTCCTGGCCCCGGAGGCCGGACGGCTGGCCGAGCTGGGACTGGGTCCGCGGGAGCTGGCGGCGGCCGTACGGGCGGGGGGCCTGCTTCGCGTGGCCGAGGGGATCGTGCTGCTGCCCGGCGCGGACGTCCGGGCGGCGGAGGTGCTCGCCCGGCTGCCGCAGCCCTTCACGGTCAGCCAGGCCAGGCAGGCACTGGACACCAGCCGCAGGGTCGCGGTGCCGCTGCTGGAGCACCTCGACCGGCGGGGGATCACCGAGCGGGTGGACGAGATACACCGGCGCTGCAGGAATAGTAAAAAATGACACCAAATGTCTGTTATAGCCGACAGGTATATGTTTGGCCTTAAAGGGAACCATCGTCTTCGGGGGGAGCGATGGCAGATCATCCACTGAGGAGACCGTCCGCGGAGGCCATTGGCGCGACGCCGCCCATCGCCTCCGGTCCGGGCTCGGCCACCGCCGCGCTCTTCACGGATGAAGGCCGTCCGGGCCACGCGAAAACAGGCTTCGTCCCCCTCTCCGCCGCGGTGATCCTCCCGGGCACGCACATCGATCCGGCCGTCACGACCGCGCTCGCCGCGCGGCGGCGGTCCTCCCGGCGGGAGATCACCGGAAGCCACCGGTCGGCGGCCCGCCTCCCGGCCCCCGCGGACGGCACCGAGCGGACGGCATCGGCGCCGCCCCGGCCGATCGGCCTCCCGATCACATCGAGTCCGGCACGCTTCCGCCCTCCGGGCCGTCGCGGCGGGGGAGGTGATCGCACGACTGCGTGACAGCGGCCAAACGGCCGACCCACAGGCGCTTTCGGCAAGGAAGGACAACGTTATGCCGGGCAACAAGGGTGTCGTCTACGAGGGACCGGGCAAGGTGGAGGTTCACACTCTCGACTACCCCGAATTCGAGCTCAAGGACGGGCCGGGGGTCAACCCCGCCAACGTGGGACGCAAGGTCCCGCACGGCGCGATCGTCAAGGCCGTCGCGACGAACATCTGCGGCAGCGACCAGCACATGGTCCGGGGCCGCACCACCGCGCCCCAGG
It includes:
- a CDS encoding DUF1996 domain-containing protein is translated as MSTTASRGIRAGRASVVRQVRRLSLAGVLVGLLGTSVVSVASPAAAAEVPLSQGRNAVASSAERGDLSGAAAVDGKTSTRWSSKFSDPQWLSVDLGKSTAIKKIVINWENAYAKAFQIQTAAGGNGPWETVYSTTAGKGGVQTVNVSANGRFVRLYTTKRSGQYGVSLWEFQVFGTGSGTSNPPATPKPSTTPTTPATPKPSGTPTTPTTPKPSATPTTPTPAGGWVPVNQAEWKKTLDAYNKVAPEAVPAGIVRVPEFQTNCEVANEAKDDPVVLPGLVGASHMHTFFGPKVNANTTVDDLFASPTNCDAPGDHSAYWAPTLLRNGKTVPMKNFRVYYGSRLKDPSTVKPFPPGLVMVQGDAKRQVATPKGASGQFWCAGSAETGRSADGNWPVCAPGGNLIYQLTFQDCWDGKNIDSPDHKSHMGPAKDGACTGAYPVAVPNLSFMLGYDSLGGSGLSLSSGLPSSIHGDFMNAWKPENLGALVKVCINAKAKCGTTPGWKKN
- a CDS encoding alpha/beta fold hydrolase, producing MHVFSAPDGTGLAYHEFGEGPPVICLPGGPMQDSAYLGELGGLSAHRQLIMVDPRGTGRSAIPEDVTSYRCDRLVDDLEALRVHLGLDRMDLLGHSAGVNLAVLYAARHPDRVGKLMLVTPSVFAVGLAVTGEARLETARLRKDEPWFGPAIAALEAIVAGTATDDSWDAIDPFFYGRWDAAAQAHQAAQNGRRNDEAAAVFGSEGAYDPDATRTALATFDAPVLLLAGETDLNSPPSVVAEYAALFPNAEFVVQPEAGHCPWVDDAGRFVTTAATFLG
- a CDS encoding PP2C family protein-serine/threonine phosphatase; translated protein: MTKRSTAFKQPADLPPEVFDPARLAAVRATGLLDTGPDEVFDEFARLAAAVTGAQRAFVTVVDDRRSYWKSVIGAGELSIAERQNCAEDSACHVVVATDAPVIAEDAARDPRLAGIGGIVQMGVGAWAGYPIHAPGGEVLGTLCVVDSEPRAWTALHVETLAALSRAITAEIRLRDALNRSERQMVALRASAEVSAELARTLQESLLPPLLLSPPGLQAAAAYVPAESGVSVLGDFYDLFAASGSRWCALLGDVSGHGVEAAKITALARYTVRADAPHHNSPSLVLAQLNAALLAQRTSGGQFLTAICAIFRPDHDGVTGLLCTAGHPSALIRRRDGSVQEVRSNGALLGLFDDPGLSSVRFTLLAGDTLLLYTDGITEAPAPGGELFGEERLRLLLSGCERMNASAVVARIRDAVLAHGGPEPRDDVALLALRVPLPEEFDPAGTP
- a CDS encoding STAS domain-containing protein, coding for MTAAVRFTLHPDATVPHTLIMALSGELDYDNADVLCERITALLTGEYQRLVLDLSGLTFCDSTGIKVFLALRTLIDERSGAIALTDLHPRLDKVFQMTGLGQLFAVYPARADALNLMRAQPSAP
- a CDS encoding ATP-binding protein; protein product: MNTDRGTHWPITDDLAALRQRIRRYATRAGLTGTRREDLLLAANEAVINVLEHGGGVGTVTLWHDERGLSVEITDTAGLLAPHDVHRERPVPRADRGFGLWLMGRLCDEFTIRQEAGRSHVRLRMRLRSAGALQPGGHGA
- the selA gene encoding L-seryl-tRNA(Sec) selenium transferase, with the translated sequence MPRTDVVLADPRLVAAEGRLGRAVVKEAVAQAQQRVRQGGLGPEEVADAAVAALPPYAASLRPVINMTGVLVHTNLGRAPLSAAATEAVAAAAGFADVEFDLATGARARRGRGAMDALARAVPAAEDVHVVNNNAAALVLAATVLAAGREIVVSRGELVEIGDGFRIPDLLVSTGARLREVGTTNRTSYADYLAAVGPQTGFVLKIHPSNFRVEGFTGSVEVAELARLSELGVPVVADIGSGLLAREPLLPEEPDAASTLRAGADLVTASGDKLLGGPQAGLLLGRRDLVERCRRHPLARALRVDKLTLAALEATLRGPASPVEEALHADPVALRERAEALASTLAEAGIEARAVRSEATVGGGGAPGVTLPSAAISLPERFAVPLRTGAVPVVGRVERGRLLLDLRTVPAGRDVDVVRAIIEVSG
- the selB gene encoding selenocysteine-specific translation elongation factor, coding for MHVVATAGHVDHGKSTLVRALTGMEPDRLEEERRRGLTIELGYAWTTLPSGERLAFVDVPGHERFLGTMLAGAGPAPAVMFVVAADEGWMPQSQEHLVALEALGVRHGLLVVTRSDLADPGPAIERARLRLAASGLGEAEALAVSGRTGQGLDELRGALDRLVAALPAPDPGAPVRLWIDRAFSVRGSGTVVTGTLPAGTVAAGDELALPGGPVRVRALECLKEQVTSVTGVARVALNLRGRVVPERGQALVTPGAWTDTALIDVRISPAGATGPGGRGGDDRPPLTAHDLPRRLTAHIGSAAVVCEVRPLGGEIVRLRLATPLPLHVGDVLLLRDPGRERGEVRVLAGASVLDVRPPALRRRGAARERAARLAAAGPDAAFLLGTHRLLRTGDLLAMGCAPGGRPVCGDWHADPAYWSGLGERLAEEVRRHAAEHPLEPGMPVEAARHELGLPDRRLVAALVRAPLAVADGRIVCGPSGLPAPVARAVERLGAELSARPFLAPEAGRLAELGLGPRELAAAVRAGGLLRVAEGIVLLPGADVRAAEVLARLPQPFTVSQARQALDTSRRVAVPLLEHLDRRGITERVDEIHRRCRNSKK